The Eremothecium gossypii ATCC 10895 chromosome IV, complete sequence genome contains a region encoding:
- the AVT7 gene encoding Avt7p (Syntenic homolog of Saccharomyces cerevisiae YIL088C (AVT7)), producing MVPTATVGSSTVNLIKTIVGAGLLAVPYAFRADGVCVAAVLVAVAAITSGFGLVVLAKASKALVNPRQSSFFALCQITYPRLAVVFDFAMFTQCFGVGVSYLIIVGDLFPGLLGGTREAWIAASAAVVVPLSHLRRFDSLKYSSVLGLVAIAYLALMIVAAWIEGLTTGYAHYERGEVRWLRPASLREMVSTFSIIVFAFTGSMNMFSIINELGDNSMRNIQRIVYYSIAASTALFILVGMAGYLTFGSNVAQNVILNFDPDAVSTQVGSLALGLMVLLSFPLLFHPGRIAFNNMVHWAHVTYCGYRPLKSEEQPGDAGASICLEVEDEEDRLILSAEGSESYQSLPRGANSNEDSGSSAEVDRQAVPFDGPRFYIVTWLLLLVLYLVAFKVRSFAYVLALVGATGSTAISFTLPGLFGYRLIGTDSLMKGNMLSRQDHLYRCASLGLVGYGIVVTIVSLMVVIYFGI from the coding sequence ATGGTTCCCACAGCCACAGTCGGGTCGTCAACCGTCAACCTAATTAAAACAATCGTCGGGGCAGGTCTCCTCGCGGTGCCGTACGCCTTCCGCGCCGACGGCGTGTGCGTGGCAGCGGTGCTTGTGGCGGTGGCGGCCATAACCTCCGGGTTCGGGCTCGTGGTGTTGGCGAAGGCGTCCAAGGCGTTGGTGAACCCGCGGCAGTCGAGCTTCTTCGCGCTCTGCCAGATCACGTACCCCCGGTTGGCGGTGGTGTTTGACTTTGCGATGTTCACGCAGTGCTTCGGCGTCGGCGTGTCGTACCTCATCATCGTGGGGGACTTATTCCCCGGGCTGTTGGGTGGGACGCGAGAGGCGTGGATcgcggcgagcgcggcggtggTGGTGCCGCTCTCGCACTTGCGGCGGTTCGACAGCTTGAAATACAGCTCTGTGTTGGGACTCGTGGCGATCGCGTACTTGGCGCTAATGATTGTGGCTGCGTGGATCGAGGGGCTTACGACGGGGTACGCCCACTACGAGCGCGGCGAGGTGCGGTGGCTGCGCCCGGCGAGCCTGCGCGAGATGGTGAGCACATTCAGCATCATCGTGTTTGCGTTCACGGGTTCGATGAACATGTTCAGCATCATCAACGAGTTGGGCGACAACTCCATGCGCAACATCCAGCGCATCGTGTACTACTCGATCGCGGCGTCGACGGCGCTCTTTATCCTTGTCGGGATGGCGGGGTACCTCACTTTTGGCAGCAACGTGGCGCAGAACGTGATTCTGAACTTCGACCCGGATGCGGTCTCGACGCAGGTGGGCAGCCTGGCCCTCGGCTTGATGGTGCTTCTGTCATTCCCATTGTTGTTCCATCCCGGGCGGATCGCGTTCAACAACATGGTGCACTGGGCCCACGTCACGTACTGCGGCTACCGCCCTCTGAAGTCCGAGGAGCAGCCGGGCGACGCGGGCGCCAGCATCTGCCTCGAGGTGGAGGATGAGGAGGACCGCCTCATTCTAAGCGCCGAGGGCAGCGAATCCTACCAGTCCCTGCCCCGCGGCGCGAACTCGAACGAGGACTCCGGCTCCTCGGCGGAGGTCGACCGCCAGGCCGTCCCGTTCGACGGCCCGCGCTTTTACATCGTTACGTGGCTGTTGCTTCTGGTGCTCTACCTCGTTGCGTTCAAGGTGCGCTCCTTCGCCTACGTCTTGGCCCTCGTGGGCGCGACCGGCTCCACCGCAATATCATTCACCTTGCCCGGGTTGTTTGGCTACAGGCTCATCGGGACCGATTCGTTGATGAAAGGTAACATGTTGTCCAGGCAGGACCATTTGTATCGCTGTGCAAGTCTGGGCCTAGTGGGATACGGCATCGTGGTCACCATTGTTTCACTTATGGTTGTAATCTACTTCGGGATCTGA
- the SIW14 gene encoding putative tyrosine protein phosphatase SIW14 (Syntenic homolog of Saccharomyces cerevisiae YNL032W (SIW14)): protein MDGTNGGGTAGAQGGKEGQAMAERRWNDVGRSAGATDGEPGPAGPDRYGGEVVPPENFSPVVGEIYRSSFPRPENFAFLQERVRLRSILVLIPEEYPPENQEFVERAGIQLFQVGMSGNKEPFVNIPRDVLTRALAIALDPANHPILIHCNRGKHRTGCLVGCIRKLQNWSLTMIFDEYRRFAFPKARAMDQQFIEMYEDRELIVEAVRRRWLPIAW, encoded by the coding sequence ATGGACGGGACAAACGGTGGGGGCACGGCAGGCGCACAAGGGGGGAAGGAGGGTCAGGCGATGGCAGAGCGACGGTGGAACGATGTGGGACGGTCAGCTGGCGCAACGGACGGGGAACCGGGGCCGGCAGGGCCGGACCGCTACGGTGGAGAGGTGGTGCCGCCGGAAAACTTTAGCCCTGTGGTGGGGGAGATTTACCGCTCGAGCTTTCCGCGGCCGGAGAACTTTGCGTTTCTGCAGGAGCGCGTGAGGCTGCGCAGCATCCTGGTACTGATTCCGGAGGAGTACCCGCCGGAGAACCAGGAGTTCGTGGAACGGGCAGGGATTCAGCTGTTCCAGGTGGGGATGAGCGGGAACAAGGAGCCATTCGTGAACATCCCGCGGGACGTGCTGACGCGGGCACTGGCGATCGCGCTGGATCCCGCCAACCACCCGATCCTCATACACTGCAACCGGGGGAAGCACCGAACGGGGTGCTTGGTGGGGTGCATCCGCAAGCTGCAGAACTGGTCGCTGACGATGATATTCGACGAGTACCGGCGGTTTGCGTTCCCCAAGGCGCGCGCGATGGACCAGCAGTTCATCGAGATGTACGAGGACCGCGAGCTGATCGTAGAGGCCGTACGGCGGCGGTGGCTGCCAATAGCGTGGTAG
- the AIM19 gene encoding Aim19p (Syntenic homolog of Saccharomyces cerevisiae YIL087C (AIM19)) produces the protein MWGAIQQIRDLSYTPGIAWLNSAMLLATPVLSPAQPAAAATVPQAGGWLARAARPKHIGPTAKTSLLFSAAQALGGWIIHDGDLESGSGFLAAWSALYLVVGGRGSVRALRYGRLWPLVLAASSGLGGLAYGERFLSGRFLA, from the coding sequence ATGTGGGGAGCAATACAGCAGATACGGGATTTGTCGTACACGCCGGGCATCGCGTGGCTCAACAGCGCGATGCTGCTGGCCACGCCGGTGCTGTCGCCGGCGCAGCCCGCGGCTGCGGCCACGGTGCCGCAGGCGGGCGGATggctcgcgcgcgccgcgcgcccgaAGCATATCGGCCCGACGGCCAAGACGTCGCTGCTGTTCAGCGCCGCTCAGGCGCTCGGGGGTTGGATAATCCACGACGGCGACCTTGAGTCCGGCTCAGGCTTCCTGGCGGCGTGGTCCGCGCTGTACCTCGTGGtcggcgggcgcggcagcgtgcgcgcgctgcgctACGGCCGGCTGTGGCCGCTGGTGCTCGCCGCGTCCAGCGGCCTTGGCGGACTCGCCTACGGCGAGCGTTTCTTGTCGGGCCGCTTCCTAGCTTAG
- the HHT2 gene encoding histone H3 (Syntenic homolog of Saccharomyces cerevisiae YNL031C (HHT2)), producing the protein MARTKQTARKSTGGKAPRKQLASKAARKSAPSTGGVKKPHRYKPGTVALREIRRFQKSTELLIRKLPFQRLVREIAQDFKTDLRFQSSAIGALQESVEAYLVSLFEDTNLAAIHAKRVTIQKKDIKLARRLRGERS; encoded by the coding sequence ATGGCTAGAACCAAACAAACTGCAAGAAAGTCCACTGGTGGCAAGGCCCCAAGAAAGCAACTGGCATCCAAGGCTGCCAGAAAGTCCGCACCATCCACCGGCGGTGTCAAGAAGCCTCACAGATACAAGCCCGGTACCGTTGCTTTGAGAGAGATCAGAAGATTCCAGAAATCGACTGAGCTGTTGATCAGAAAGCTTCCATTCCAGCGTCTGGTGCGTGAGATTGCGCAGGACTTCAAGACCGACCTTCGTTTCCAGTCTTCCGCCATCGGCGCGCTCCAGGAGTCCGTCGAGGCGTACCTGGTGTCGTTGTTCGAGGACACCAACTTGGCTGCGATCCACGCCAAGCGTGTGACCATCCAAAAGAAGGATATCAAGCTGGCCAGAAGATTGAGAGGTGAGCGCTCATGA
- the HHF2 gene encoding histone H4 (Syntenic homolog of Saccharomyces cerevisiae YNL030W (HHF2); Newly annotated start codon) produces MSGRGKGGKGLGKGGAKRHRKILRDNIQGITKPAIRRLARRGGVKRISGLIYEDVRAVLKSFLESVIRDAVTYTEHAKRKTVTSLDVVYALKRQGRTLYGFGG; encoded by the coding sequence ATGTCTGGCAGAGGTAAAGGTGGCAAAGGTTTGGGCAAGGGCGGTGCCAAGAGACACAGAAAGATTCTCAGAGACAACATCCAGGGTATCACCAAGCCTGCGATCAGACGTCTCGCAAGAAGAGGCGGTGTTAAGCGTATCTCCGGGTTGATCTACGAGGACGTGAGAGCCGTCTTGAAGTCGTTCTTGGAGTCTGTTATCCGCGACGCGGTGACCTACACAGAGCACGCCAAGCGGAAGACTGTGACGTCCTTGGACGTGGTCTACGCCTTGAAGAGACAGGGCAGAACTTTGTACGGTTTCGGCGGCTGA
- the SDS3 gene encoding Sds3p (Syntenic homolog of Saccharomyces cerevisiae YIL084C (SDS3); 1-intron), which translates to MSFQGYDQYQPDYSRQELSRKDKRRHNIESKVAKISQNFVVDKDVHYRDRLTHLQTDLTSLHQGNNLQFMRMLRDLEEERDLELIRLRFYEEYRVQRSSIEFQEDIEKTKEEHEKMIKLCKEKLYESFEKKIIKLQEERLLTDVANAHSYSMDHPRTKQAKPTRSLQSAWDSSTSELGGGTGAGGASANESGTETGAERRSLRKRVTNNAAARIINEESEYVSNRDSSGPYGGSRTGTGSAANAAMAGGSQNNSDSEFLQYISDSNELYTLLFGSEERDTEKKKLRSTQRLSTKSAPPLQSLTPDEVTEDIALIRQLTGQPPAPFRI; encoded by the exons ATGAGCTTCCAGGGGTACGACCAGTACCAGCCGGACTACAGTCGGCAGGAGC TCTCACGCAAGGACAAGCGGCGGCATAACATCGAATCCAAGGTCGCCAAGATCAGCCAGAACTTCGTGGTAGACAAGGATGTGCACTACCGGGACCGGCTGACACACCTGCAGACGGACCTGACAAGTCTGCATCAGGGGAACAACCTGCAATTCATGCGGATGCTGCGGGAcctggaggaggagcgggACCTGGAGCTGATCCGGCTGCGGTTCTACGAGGAGTACCGCGTGCAGCGGTCCAGCATCGAGTTCCAGGAGGACATCGAGAAGACCAAGGAGGAGCACGAGAAGATGATCAAGCTGTGCAAGGAGAAGCTGTACGAATCATTCGAGAAGAAGATCAtcaagctgcaggaggaACGGCTGCTCACGGACGTGGCAAACGCGCACTCGTACTCGATGGATCATCCGCGCACAAAGCAGGCGAAGCCGACGCGAAGCCTGCAGAGCGCGTGGGACTCGTCCACCAGCGAGCTGGGCGGCGGCAcgggcgcaggcggcgccagcgcgAACGAGAGCGGCACGGAGACCGGCGCTGAGCGCCGGTCTCTGCGCAAGCGCGTCACGAACAACGCGGCCGCACGCATCATCAACGAGGAGAGTGAGTATGTCTCGAACCGCGACTCGTCGGGCCCATACGGCGGCAGCCGCACGGGCacgggcagcgcggcgaACGCTGCAATggccggcggcagccagAACAACAGCGATTCCGAGTTCCTGCAGTATATCAGCGACTCGAACGAGCTCTACACGCTGCTGTTCGGCTCCGAGGAGCGAGACACGGAGAAAAAGAAGCTGCGTAGCACGCAGCGCCTCTCCACAAAGAGCGCCCCGCCGCTCCAGTCGCTGACGCCCGACGAGGTCACCGAGGACATCGCCCTCATCCGCCAGCTCACCGGCCAGCCACCCGCGCCGTTCCGCATATAG
- the TRM12 gene encoding tRNA(Phe) (4-demethylwyosine(37)-C(7)) aminocarboxypropyltransferase (Non-syntenic homolog of Saccharomyces cerevisiae YML005W (TRM12)): protein MSGDVEHLETQSMAPVEFIVDQARVIKAIKLELEAAGAFRGIETNGGSKIVRSSLDVSADTAARICTTYQVSSREYSAGAPRVPRTLEGFAESYLHAQGFSEVETAALLRAMPQRYTLYPPLVLFSHSGARSFEHDAWGAAFARMDKDAFFAAMLASGCFPTGYTHVAANRPIVATDAMRRPFNIAPLYGELLAQGDAAGAQLWEQPTAADFARSVWCSVVQNGIRQTWSPVFTMFSRGNIKEKKRILDTYPDVAGRDVVDLYAGIGYFTLSYLARGARSVYCFELNPWSFEGLRRGLAVNAYPGSCYAYNESNESAPARLAGRDLDVRHINLGLLPSSRPGWGIAMGLALAHGCRPITTLHIHENAAASELHALADTVADELRALAATCSPGLHVRPRHLEKIKTFAPDVWHVCLDVDVSRSAE from the coding sequence ATGTCCGGTGACGTAGAACACCTAGAAACGCAGAGTATGGCGCCTGTAGAGTTCATAGTCGACCAGGCACGTGTCATCAAAGCGATCAAGCTGGAATTggaggcggcgggcgcCTTCAGGGGCATTGAGACGAACGGCGGAAGCAAGATCGTGCGCTCATCGCTGGACGTAAGTGCAGATACGGCGGCGCGCATCTGCACCACGTACCAGGTGTCGAGCCGGGAATACAGCGCGGGCGCACCGCGCGTGCCACGGACACTGGAGGGCTTTGCAGAGTCGTACCTGCATGCGCAGGGGTTTTCAGAGGTAGAGAcggcggcgctgctgcgggcgATGCCGCAGCGGTACACGCTGTACCCGCCGCTAGTGCTCTTCAGCCACTcgggcgcgcgcagctTCGAGCACGACGCATGGGGCGCCGCGTTTGCGCGCATGGACAAGGACGCGTTCTTCGCGGCGATGCTGGCATCGGGGTGCTTCCCCACGGGCTACACGCACGTAGCCGCCAACCGCCCGATCGTGGCGACAGACGCGATGCGCCGGCCGTTCAACATCGCGCCGCTGTACGgggagctgctggcgcagggGGACGCTGCCGGCGCGCAGTTATGGGAGCAGCCGACGGCGGCGGACTTCGCGCGCAGCGTGTGGTGCTCAGTAGTGCAGAACGGCATTCGCCAGACGTGGTCGCCCGTGTTCACCATGTTCAGCCGGGGGAACatcaaggagaagaagCGCATCCTGGACACGTATCCGGACGTGGCCGGCCGAGACGTGGTCGACCTGTACGCCGGGATCGGGTACTTCACGCTCAGCTACttggcgcgcggcgcgcgctcgGTGTACTGTTTCGAGCTCAACCCCTGGAGCTTCGAGGGCTTGCGTCGAGGGCTCGCGGTCAACGCATACCCGGGCTCGTGCTACGCCTACAACGAGTCCAACGAGTCGGCACCCGCGCGCCTCGCGGGGCGCGACCTCGACGTGCGCCACATCAACCTGGGCCTGCTGCCCTCCAGCCGGCCGGGCTGGGGCATCGCGATGGGCCTCGCGCTCGCGCACGGCTGTCGCCCGATCACCACCCTGCACATCCACGAGAATGCCGCCGCCTCCGAGCTCCACGCGCTCGCAGATACTGTCGCAGacgagctgcgcgcgctcgccgccaCCTGCAGCCCAGGCTTGCATGTCCGGCCGCGTCATCTAGAGAAGATCAAGACCTTCGCGCCAGATGTCTGGCACGTCTGCCTGGACGTCGACGTATCCCGTTCCGCCGAGTGA
- the CRZ1 gene encoding DNA-binding transcription factor CRZ1 (Syntenic homolog of Saccharomyces cerevisiae YNL027W (CRZ1)) — protein sequence MCFEDYLNAQTVGSDVSPDKARMNSSNKANGGMRMQEKEGSPAYDMESEMTADGVSLFNSFHTNPTTTLTVPQVILSPYDQDESFGTPTQHLGQPFQAPTINIQTPLEGAVGSPALDMSSPMNLPQYAEGIDVDQLRLPNTPNRDSYLSASMSDQSVSAYNAHSPETAHFLRHQNVAVSPQVSYLRTGNDDFDELLSLHSGTTENSEYFQIHDVDDLNAILDDNVHLFYSPHTGDSFDAHQLPVNDISASPATTPQYAPLINVHRVDGTLPPSSISVTPSPRTSFNDEDNRPNLDFLSVKGNEEFALTDDDELEDAHEQMRQGRRYKRRSSTKSLRSQSIANTPSQEDKAHTLNKNREKLLELAALHIPNSSSANSLSPTSLGPSTGPAETSSPADHSAPLDEGETALNLSGNTRRKSLQKNPAIYSCNLCDKKFTRPYNLKSHLRTHTDERPFSCSVCGKAFARQHDRKRHEDLHSGKKRYVCGGKLKGGATWGCGKKFARSDALGRHFKTESGRRCIAPLYDEASKERAANNMAPLTENDQFWLS from the coding sequence ATGTGCTTCGAAGATTATCTCAACGCACAGACAGTTGGGTCGGACGTTTCGCCAGACAAGGCCCGAATGAATAGTAGCAATAAAGCTAATGGAGGTATGCGGATGCAGGAGAAGGAGGGATCGCCGGCCTATGACATGGAGAGTGAGATGACGGCTGACGGCGTGAGTCTGTTTAACTCATTCCATACGAATCCAACCACTACGCTCACGGTGCCACAGGTGATCCTCTCGCCTTACGACCAAGATGAGAGCTTTGGCACGCCGACACAGCACCTGGGACAGCCGTTCCAGGCGCCGACGATCAATATCCAGACTCCATTGGAGGGCGCTGTCGGGTCGCCTGCGCTGGACATGAGCTCGCCGATGAACTTGCCACAGTATGCGGAGGGAATCGATGTGGACCAGCTCCGGTTGCCCAATACGCCGAATCGAGATAGCTATCTGTCGGCGTCGATGAGCGACCAGAGTGTTTCGGCATACAACGCGCACTCTCCAGAGACGGCGCATTTCCTGCGCCATCAGAACGTCGCGGTGTCCCCTCAAGTATCTTACCTACGGACAGGCAACGACGACTTCGACGAGCTATTAAGCCTGCACTCCGGGACCACGGAGAACTCGGAGTACTTCCAGATCCACGATGTTGATGATTTGAATGCGATCCTCGACGACAATGTCCACCTCTTTTATTCTCCTCACACGGGGGACAGCTTTGACGCACATCAGCTCCCCGTGAACGATATATCCGCTTCTCCGGCGACCACTCCACAGTATGCACCTCTGATAAACGTACACCGCGTTGACGGCACCCTGCCGCCATCTTCCATCAGTGTAACACCATCGCCCAGGACTTCTTTTAATGATGAGGACAACCGTCCAAACCTAGACTTTCTATCTGTGAAGGGCAACGAGGAGTTCGCTCTAACAGATGATGATGAACTTGAAGACGCCCACGAGCAGATGCGCCAGGGAAGGAGGTATAAGAGGCGATCCTCTACGAAATCCTTGCGATCACAGTCTATTGCAAACACCCCCTCGCAGGAAGACAAAGCACATACACTGAACAAGAATAGAGAAAAATTACTCGAGCTAGCCGCCTTGCATATTCCAAATTCTTCTTCCGCGAACTCTCTATCACCAACGTCATTGGGTCCATCGACTGGTCCTGCGGAGACCAGTTCCCCTGCTGACCACTCAGCCCCGCTAGACGAGGGCGAGACGGCTTTGAACCTATCGGGCAATACCAGGCGTAAATCGCTCCAAAAGAATCCAGCCATCTATTCCTGTAACCTATGTGATAAGAAGTTCACTCGACCCTACAACTTGAAGTCTCATCTCCGAACACATACGGACGAAAGGCCATTCTCATGCAGTGTATGTGGGAAGGCGTTCGCGAGACAGCACGATAGGAAGCGTCATGAAGATTTACACTCTGGTAAAAAGAGATATGTATGCGGTGGGAAACTCAAGGGCGGGGCTACATGGGGCTGCGGCAAGAAGTTTGCACGAAGTGATGCATTAGGTCGGCACTTTAAAACTGAAAGCGGCAGGAGGTGTATTGCTCCATTATATGACGAGGCATCGAAGGAAAGAGCGGCAAACAACATGGCTCCGCTTACAGAAAACGACCAATTTTGGTTGTCTTGA
- the PFA3 gene encoding palmitoyltransferase PFA3 (Syntenic homolog of Saccharomyces cerevisiae YNL326C (PFA3)), whose product MASLSPGMINFAMAVIFPAGMVVMSYMSSSNFLLFTIADLLALPLSSQQGTHRGSKAICQVSGYAMHICSLIPILFPKLLTCGLALYSAVVLWLKVSVIGSFIQGTVLLTLVPLILYAYFSTIAVGPGSPLDFEELRIRDLNDVETGMEFPPDFLAAKTVTLDSTGRHRYCVKCKVWKPDRCHHCSACDKCYLRRDHHCVWFPGCIGYNNHKFFLHFLLYASVYAFWICIITTWDLVVWFRAHSYERELLNVHLVCLWALSAAATVALTAFCAFNIYLVCKNETTGEYQRRSTLNSDLEMYADCTNGPRTVIENPFDLGSRRRNWAAVMGDTWKEWLLPIRTTASQKARHSFDESGLYFKIDEQAHAKLAESMALQARLITRFNSKRAVQ is encoded by the coding sequence ATGGCTAGTCTATCCCCGGGAATGATTAACTTCGCCATGGCTGTTATATTTCCTGCAGGAATGGTGGTGATGAGCTACATGTCAAGTTCAAATTTTTTACTTTTCACGATAGCTGATTTGCTCGCCCTGCCTTTAAGCAGTCAACAGGGAACTCATCGTGGAAGCAAAGCTATATGCCAAGTGTCCGGCTACGCCATGCACATATGTAGTCTGATACCCATACTTTTCCCGAAGTTGTTGACTTGCGGGTTGGCGCTGTACTCAGCTGTTGTTCTTTGGCTGAAGGTTTCCGTTATCGGCAGTTTCATCCAGGGAACAGTGCTGCTTACGCTGGTCCCGCTGATTCTGTATGCATATTTCTCGACTATAGCAGTTGGGCCTGGTAGCCCGCTGGACTTTGAAGAGCTACGCATCCGAGACCTCAACGACGTGGAGACTGGAATGGAGTTCCCGCCGGACTTTTTAGCGGCCAAGACCGTGACGCTGGACAGCACAGGCCGGCACCGCTACTGCGTGAAGTGCAAGGTGTGGAAACCGGACCGCTGCCACCACTGCTCCGCGTGCGATAAGTGCTACCTGAGACGCGACCACCACTGCGTATGGTTTCCAGGCTGCATTGGCTACAATAACCACAAGTTTTTTCTGCATTTTCTGCTGTATGCGAGCGTCTATGCTTTTTGGATCTGTATCATCACAACGTGGGACCTGGTCGTTTGGTTCCGCGCCCATAGCTATGAGAGGGAGCTGTTGAATGTACACCTTGTGTGCTTGTGGGCGCTGTCCGCGGCCGCGACCGTCGCGCTCACCGCCTTTTGCGCGTTCAACATATACCTGGTGTGCAAGAACGAGACAACGGGCGAATACCAGCGCCGCAGTACGCTGAACAGTGACCTAGAGATGTATGCGGACTGTACTAACGGGCCGCGTACTGTCATTGAGAACCCGTTCGATCTTGGCAGCCGTCGCAGGAACTGGGCTGCGGTGATGGGTGACACTTGGAAGGAGTGGTTGCTGCCAATACGCACAACTGCTTCGCAGAAAGCCAGACACTCTTTTGATGAGTCCGGGCTATACTTCAAGATTGACGAGCAAGCGCATGCGAAGCTCGCTGAGAGCATGGCGCTTCAAGCAAGACTGATAACTCGTTTCAACTCCAAGCGTGCTGTGCAGTAA
- the RRP40 gene encoding exosome non-catalytic core subunit RRP40 (Syntenic homolog of Saccharomyces cerevisiae YOL142W (RRP40); Newly annotated start codon) — protein sequence MAFPNASKKNRPTLKVGDLCYARVSSAEKDLEAVLECMDSSTGRDAGFGQLDGGMVAEVSLGFARELLLNEAFPLLPEMARHAQFEVAIGVNGKIWVKAETVRTTLCCIRAIEACQERPQAEFKTTVKRVFKELREGTE from the coding sequence ATGGCATTTCCGAATGCAAGCAAGAAGAATCGGCCGACCCTGAAGGTCGGCGACCTGTGCTACGCGCGGGTGAGCAGCGCGGAGAAGGACCTGGAGGCGGTGCTGGAGTGCATGGATTCAAGCACCGGCCGCGATGCGGGGTTCGGGCAGCTGGACGGCGGAATGGTGGCCGAGGTGTCGCTGGGGTTCGCGCGGGAGCTGCTACTCAACGAAGCGTTCCCGCTTTTACCGGAGATGGCTCGGCACGCTCAGTTCGAGGTGGCTATCGGTGTGAACGGTAAAATATGGGTGAAGGCTGAAACGGTGCGCACTACGCTGTGCTGTATCAGGGCCATCGAGGCCTGCCAGGAGCGTCCTCAGGCGGAGTTCAAAACAACAGTGAAACGGGTGTTCAAGGAACTGAGAGAGGGAACGGAGTAG